In one Roseburia intestinalis L1-82 genomic region, the following are encoded:
- the arfA gene encoding arabinosylfuranosidase ArfA, translating to MSRKAKMVLDKEFQIAPIDKRIYGSFIEHLGRAVYEGIYQPGHPSADEDGFRKDVMELVKELDVPIIRYPGGNFVSNFFWEDSVGPVEERPHRLELAWRSLEKNEIGLNEFSKWAKKVNSDVMMAVNLGTRGIADACNLLEYCNHPSGTKYSDLRIRHGVKDPHKIKVWCLGNEMDGPWQIGHKTMEEYGRLAEETAKAMRLIDPDIELVSCGSSNLDMPTFPDWEAVTLSHTYDYVDYISMHQYYGNRDNDSNDFLAQSDDMDTFIRTVIATCDYVKAKKRSKKVMNLSFDEWNVWFHSNAADEDITENHPWQVAPPMLEDIYNFEDSLLVGLMLITLMKHADRVKMACLAQLVNVIAPIMTDAAGGAWKQTIFYPFMHASKYGRGIALQPVISSSRHATAKHDEITDVESVAVYNEEKDEVTIFAVNRNLEEDVELTTDVRSFAGYRIKEHIVMENDDLKAANTLTEQNVYPVNADDRSKLDDGVVTSVLKKASWNVIRLGK from the coding sequence ATGAGTAGAAAAGCAAAAATGGTACTGGATAAAGAATTTCAGATCGCTCCGATCGACAAAAGGATTTACGGTTCTTTTATCGAACACCTTGGAAGAGCGGTATACGAAGGAATTTACCAGCCGGGACATCCGTCTGCAGACGAGGATGGATTCCGCAAAGATGTGATGGAGCTGGTAAAGGAGCTGGATGTGCCGATCATCCGCTATCCGGGCGGCAACTTTGTGTCAAACTTTTTCTGGGAGGATTCTGTGGGGCCGGTTGAGGAGCGCCCGCACCGTCTGGAACTTGCATGGAGAAGTTTAGAGAAAAATGAAATCGGTTTAAACGAATTTTCCAAATGGGCAAAGAAAGTCAATTCTGATGTCATGATGGCAGTGAACCTTGGAACCCGCGGCATTGCAGATGCCTGCAATCTTTTAGAGTACTGCAATCATCCTTCGGGAACGAAATACAGTGACCTGCGTATCAGACATGGTGTGAAAGATCCACATAAGATCAAAGTCTGGTGCCTTGGAAATGAGATGGACGGACCATGGCAGATCGGACACAAGACAATGGAAGAGTACGGAAGACTTGCGGAGGAGACCGCAAAGGCAATGCGCCTGATCGATCCGGACATCGAGCTGGTATCCTGCGGAAGCTCCAACCTGGATATGCCTACGTTCCCGGACTGGGAGGCTGTCACATTGAGCCATACTTATGATTATGTCGACTATATCTCCATGCATCAGTATTATGGCAACCGCGACAATGACAGCAATGATTTCCTTGCACAGTCCGATGATATGGATACGTTTATCCGCACAGTCATTGCGACCTGTGATTATGTCAAAGCGAAAAAACGCAGCAAGAAAGTCATGAATTTAAGTTTTGATGAATGGAATGTATGGTTTCACTCAAACGCTGCGGATGAGGATATTACCGAGAACCATCCATGGCAGGTGGCACCTCCGATGTTAGAGGATATCTATAACTTTGAGGATTCCCTGTTAGTCGGACTGATGCTGATCACACTGATGAAACATGCAGACCGTGTCAAGATGGCATGTCTGGCACAGCTTGTCAATGTAATCGCACCGATCATGACAGATGCGGCAGGCGGAGCATGGAAACAGACGATCTTTTATCCGTTCATGCATGCATCCAAATACGGCAGGGGCATCGCATTGCAGCCGGTAATCTCAAGCTCCAGACATGCAACGGCAAAACATGATGAGATCACGGACGTGGAATCTGTGGCTGTCTATAACGAAGAAAAAGACGAAGTCACGATCTTTGCAGTAAACCGTAACCTGGAAGAGGATGTAGAGCTTACCACCGATGTGCGCAGCTTTGCGGGATACCGGATCAAAGAGCATATCGTGATGGAAAACGATGACTTAAAAGCAGCCAACAC
- a CDS encoding carbohydrate ABC transporter permease: MAAESVGMSQKKKDRAATIGMIIFFSILAILTVLPIYLLVLASFKPGNFLLQYGLNLNLDIPHLTLDNYKLLFTGKHDYWTWFGNSLILTVITVILTLAISAFVAYGFAAYDFKGKNFLFIIVLLILSVPFEVIMLPLYKQISSWGMMDSYVSVVLPFLAHASTIFFFRQYLLGLPKSLIEAGRIDGATEYGIFFKLIVPIMKPAFSAMAILNGMNAWNNYLWPLLVIRSADKYTLTIGLNTLINPYGDNYSLLVVGSVFSIIPIFVLFICFQKYFIEGMTAGAVKE; the protein is encoded by the coding sequence ATGGCAGCAGAATCTGTTGGAATGAGCCAGAAAAAGAAAGACAGGGCAGCAACCATCGGTATGATCATATTTTTTTCCATCCTTGCGATCCTTACCGTTCTGCCGATCTATCTGTTGGTATTAGCCAGTTTTAAACCGGGAAACTTCCTGCTTCAGTACGGATTAAACCTGAATCTGGATATCCCGCATCTGACACTGGACAATTACAAATTACTGTTCACCGGAAAACATGATTACTGGACATGGTTTGGCAACAGCCTGATCCTGACAGTCATCACAGTGATCCTGACCCTGGCGATCAGTGCATTCGTTGCATATGGATTTGCGGCCTATGATTTTAAGGGAAAGAATTTCTTGTTTATTATAGTGCTTTTGATCCTCTCTGTACCGTTTGAGGTTATTATGCTCCCTCTGTACAAGCAGATTTCAAGCTGGGGCATGATGGACAGCTATGTATCAGTAGTACTTCCGTTTTTGGCACATGCATCCACGATCTTCTTCTTCCGGCAGTATCTATTGGGACTGCCAAAGTCGCTGATCGAGGCAGGACGTATCGACGGCGCAACAGAGTATGGTATCTTCTTTAAACTGATCGTGCCGATCATGAAACCGGCATTCTCAGCGATGGCGATCTTAAATGGTATGAATGCATGGAACAATTATCTGTGGCCGTTATTAGTCATCCGTTCTGCAGACAAATACACACTGACCATTGGTCTTAATACACTGATCAACCCGTATGGTGATAACTACAGTCTGTTGGTTGTCGGTTCTGTATTTTCTATCATACCGATCTTTGTATTATTTATCTGCTTCCAGAAATACTTTATTGAAGGTATGACAGCAGGTGCGGTAAAAGAGTAA
- a CDS encoding carbohydrate ABC transporter permease, which produces MNKVKKFLYSQKAAPYVFILPFVLTVILFWVFPIANGVLLSFQDVLKDKWVGMNNYKRLLSDTYFRKAVWNSFKYMVGTLVLLIPFPMLFASMLNSKLMKAKGFFKSVYFIPALTSVVVVGTIFRLMFGEMDTALANQILNFFGHSSIKWLKGEWTGYFALLLVACWRWTGVNILYFLAGLQNISTDLYEAASIDGATKWQQFKSISVPLVKPTTIYVLTISIYAGLSMFLESYMLWKGNNSPQNIGLTIVGYLYRQGIEKRAMGYACAVGLVLLIIVMIINIIQLALTGTFKKEER; this is translated from the coding sequence ATGAATAAAGTGAAGAAGTTTTTGTATTCGCAAAAAGCAGCACCTTATGTGTTTATTCTTCCATTTGTTCTGACAGTCATTTTGTTTTGGGTATTCCCGATCGCAAATGGTGTACTGTTAAGTTTTCAGGACGTCCTGAAAGATAAATGGGTTGGAATGAACAACTATAAGAGATTACTCTCTGATACATATTTCAGAAAAGCAGTCTGGAACAGTTTTAAATACATGGTGGGAACACTGGTACTTTTAATTCCGTTTCCAATGTTATTTGCAAGTATGTTAAACAGTAAACTGATGAAGGCGAAGGGATTTTTCAAGTCTGTTTATTTTATCCCGGCACTGACATCTGTTGTCGTTGTAGGTACAATCTTCCGTCTGATGTTTGGTGAGATGGATACGGCACTTGCAAACCAGATTTTAAATTTCTTTGGACATTCTTCCATCAAATGGCTGAAAGGTGAATGGACCGGATACTTTGCACTTCTCCTAGTAGCGTGCTGGCGCTGGACCGGTGTCAATATCCTCTATTTCCTTGCAGGGTTACAGAATATCTCCACGGATCTCTACGAGGCGGCTTCCATCGACGGAGCGACAAAGTGGCAGCAGTTTAAGAGCATTTCAGTACCGCTTGTAAAACCGACCACGATCTATGTATTAACAATTAGTATTTATGCAGGACTTTCCATGTTCCTTGAGTCTTACATGCTGTGGAAAGGTAATAACTCCCCACAGAATATCGGACTTACGATCGTTGGCTATCTGTATCGTCAGGGTATTGAAAAACGTGCAATGGGATATGCATGTGCAGTTGGTTTAGTACTTCTTATCATTGTTATGATCATTAATATCATCCAGCTTGCATTGACCGGAACATTTAAGAAGGAGGAGAGATAA